The following are from one region of the Paenalkalicoccus suaedae genome:
- a CDS encoding alpha-amylase family glycosyl hydrolase, translating to MNGRKLGSLVMAVVLLVSTFLVAVTPVAANTGTPSFAQPSFEEVVVRGSEAPLRWDGEDHPLTYDEINEVWVSAPITFQGGVTIEYKFVRDGNWMDGDNLTFTTPQSGDYEFVFHPTNERQVEVRPATEYDGSITLQLELSDATPNWVVPTVASSLNRFNYDISPMERIEDGLFELTIAGPAGEEIEYRYGLGSSRFQELSEERRSAVFSEEGTVVTDQVDAWTGLPVASNVVHNYQHEPYVVSPGEEVEITVTVDHFGPITNGAAYVTVDGTRPDGARGAVQNGNAVELTITETEEQENGEWQSTLQGTVPAQTENTRVKYVIDVWDADGEGSQFADTNALNSTDATEFAYYVENYTSPDWAKEASIYHIFVDRFKDGDESINFDVDSDLPLEEALKDWMGGDLQGIIDELDYIEELGVNTLWISPVFDGPYSHGYHPADFFEVDRNFGDIDVLRNLVDEVHERDMKIIYDFVPNHTSNQHPFFQDALENGEESPYYDWYTFYEDGSYETFYGIGELPQLNNDNEETRAYMMDEVIPFWLEDIGFDGFRLDYAKGPSQSFWVDFRHTVKEIDEDLYLFGEIWDNRDVISEYQGKLDGALDFSIRGTMIDAFGPNERSFEGITRYVEENEASYHPEYIMNTFLDSHDESRILFELNEDTDALKLASFTQFALPGAPIIYYGTEVGMSQSEDHRPFTEWQDRWYREMMVWDEADQNRDLFTHYQSLLDVRADYASVLSTGDYEELYAGQDILAFERSNEEETLVAFLKRPSVGETVTLPMVSGDATIRDAFTGQVVSEISLADKAFGLYVIDGEASFGDAQTEQITFTDFGPDSMYYDDVRSLLAAGVIKGFEDGSFKPTNTITRLHAGLLLERMLGLENEGDTSAPFTDISTSHPYVNSLHALKAEGIFLGDDQGRFLPSNGLTRGEAAAILVRAFELEATEESGSFADTVGHQFEEEIAILVGNGMAQGRTNEVFDPQAPITRVELALLLSRM from the coding sequence ATGAACGGGAGAAAACTAGGATCATTAGTGATGGCAGTTGTCCTTTTAGTAAGTACTTTTTTGGTAGCGGTTACACCGGTAGCAGCTAACACAGGCACGCCTTCATTTGCACAACCGTCTTTTGAAGAGGTTGTGGTAAGAGGAAGTGAGGCGCCACTTAGATGGGATGGAGAAGATCATCCACTTACCTATGATGAAATAAATGAAGTATGGGTTAGTGCACCAATTACCTTTCAAGGTGGAGTAACTATTGAATACAAGTTTGTCCGAGATGGTAACTGGATGGATGGAGATAATTTAACATTTACTACGCCACAGTCTGGCGACTATGAATTCGTGTTCCACCCAACAAATGAACGCCAAGTAGAAGTACGACCAGCAACAGAGTATGATGGCTCGATTACGTTACAGTTAGAGCTTTCTGATGCTACACCAAATTGGGTTGTTCCAACTGTTGCATCATCGTTAAATCGTTTTAACTACGACATTTCACCCATGGAAAGGATCGAGGATGGACTATTCGAGTTAACGATTGCAGGACCAGCTGGAGAAGAGATAGAGTATCGTTATGGATTAGGTAGTTCGCGCTTTCAAGAGTTATCTGAAGAAAGACGATCGGCTGTATTTTCTGAAGAAGGTACGGTCGTGACAGATCAAGTTGATGCTTGGACAGGTCTTCCGGTTGCGAGTAATGTTGTGCATAACTACCAGCATGAGCCTTATGTTGTAAGTCCGGGGGAAGAGGTAGAGATCACGGTAACCGTTGATCACTTTGGCCCTATCACGAATGGCGCGGCATATGTAACTGTTGATGGCACGCGTCCAGATGGTGCGCGCGGAGCTGTACAAAACGGGAACGCTGTGGAGCTGACTATAACTGAGACAGAAGAGCAAGAGAATGGCGAGTGGCAATCGACCCTTCAAGGTACAGTTCCGGCTCAAACGGAGAATACACGCGTAAAGTATGTCATCGATGTATGGGATGCTGATGGGGAAGGCTCACAGTTTGCCGATACAAATGCGCTAAATTCTACTGATGCGACAGAATTTGCCTACTACGTAGAAAATTATACGTCTCCAGACTGGGCAAAAGAAGCGTCGATCTATCATATTTTTGTCGATCGTTTTAAAGATGGCGATGAGTCCATTAACTTTGACGTAGACTCAGATCTACCTTTAGAAGAGGCTCTGAAGGATTGGATGGGTGGAGATCTTCAAGGAATTATTGATGAGCTAGATTATATCGAAGAGCTAGGCGTTAATACTCTTTGGATTTCACCAGTGTTTGATGGTCCATATTCACATGGCTATCACCCTGCTGATTTCTTTGAAGTTGATCGAAACTTTGGCGATATCGATGTGCTTCGTAACCTAGTGGATGAAGTACACGAGCGCGATATGAAGATCATCTATGACTTCGTACCAAACCATACGTCTAATCAACATCCTTTCTTCCAGGACGCGTTAGAAAATGGGGAAGAGAGCCCATACTATGATTGGTATACGTTTTATGAGGATGGCTCGTACGAGACATTCTATGGTATTGGAGAACTACCACAGTTAAACAATGATAACGAGGAAACAAGAGCTTACATGATGGATGAAGTCATTCCATTTTGGCTTGAAGATATTGGCTTTGACGGATTTAGACTAGATTACGCAAAAGGACCAAGTCAAAGCTTTTGGGTAGACTTTAGACATACAGTCAAAGAGATTGACGAAGATTTATATCTATTTGGCGAGATTTGGGATAACCGCGACGTTATTTCTGAGTACCAAGGAAAGCTTGATGGAGCATTAGACTTTTCGATCCGTGGAACAATGATTGATGCGTTTGGTCCTAATGAGCGAAGCTTTGAAGGAATCACGCGCTACGTCGAAGAAAACGAAGCAAGCTATCACCCTGAGTACATCATGAATACCTTCTTAGATAGTCATGATGAATCACGTATTCTATTTGAATTAAATGAGGATACGGATGCCCTGAAGCTTGCAAGCTTTACGCAATTCGCATTACCTGGTGCACCAATTATTTATTACGGTACGGAGGTAGGAATGTCGCAATCTGAGGATCACCGTCCATTCACAGAATGGCAGGATCGTTGGTACCGCGAAATGATGGTATGGGACGAAGCTGATCAAAATAGAGATCTATTTACTCATTACCAGTCGTTACTTGATGTACGTGCAGATTATGCTTCTGTACTTTCAACTGGAGACTATGAAGAGCTATATGCTGGGCAAGATATTCTAGCATTCGAACGGTCAAATGAAGAGGAGACACTTGTAGCTTTCCTTAAGCGCCCAAGCGTGGGGGAAACTGTTACACTTCCAATGGTATCGGGAGATGCAACGATCCGAGATGCCTTCACTGGACAAGTCGTATCAGAGATTTCGTTAGCAGATAAAGCATTCGGTCTTTACGTAATTGACGGAGAAGCATCATTTGGTGATGCTCAAACAGAACAAATCACGTTCACAGATTTTGGTCCAGACTCCATGTATTACGATGATGTTCGCTCTTTACTTGCGGCTGGTGTCATCAAAGGCTTTGAGGACGGATCATTTAAACCGACAAACACGATTACTAGATTACATGCAGGACTACTCTTAGAGCGTATGCTTGGGTTAGAAAATGAAGGAGATACCTCAGCACCATTTACTGATATTTCGACTTCGCATCCATACGTTAACTCTCTGCATGCATTAAAAGCAGAAGGAATCTTTTTAGGGGATGACCAAGGTAGATTTTTACCAAGTAATGGTCTTACTCGCGGAGAAGCAGCGGCAATTTTAGTACGAGCGTTTGAATTGGAGGCTACAGAAGAAAGCGGTAGTTTCGCAGATACAGTCGGGCATCAATTCGAAGAAGAAATTGCGATTTTAGTAGGCAACGGCATGGCTCAAGGGCGTACTAACGAAGTCTTTGATCCACAGGCACCTATTACTCGTGTGGAGCTAGCGTTACTTTTAAGTAGAATGTAA
- a CDS encoding amylo-alpha-1,6-glucosidase → MSYRVIKEDDLFLLTDENGDIPKDHTYGPGLYTKDTRFLSEMTLTINKEKPIMLSSAADENYIAEIIMTNPHQETEEELLLWRESIEIKRKRFIHDGVLYEQIQLTSFAPKPIVFNFEMTFEADFKDMFIIRGFQHGEIGTKNKTDVSTSSMTFHYSGADSIERATRIEWDKVPSYVKEGEIGFTCSLSHSETETVTFAICPEIGDEKSTPIQADKALQALKDSYAEWEATTTKIHSNNDVFNRLIKRGVDDMRVLLTDMGYGKFPVAGLPWFGVPFGRDSLIAAMQLIPFRPEVAKGTLRTMASEQGKQKDPWRDEEPGKIMHEMRFGELANTGQVPFTPYYGTIDATPLFLLLLTDYVKWTGDLELFNELEENVSRALEWIDSYGDRDEDGFVEYHQEAAKGIANQGWKDSGDSIVHRNGDLAVAPIALAEVQGYVYEAKTSLASIYIHLGKKELSNKLQDEATKLAAAFEESFWMKEHDYYALALDGHNDQVGTITSNPGHVLRALMVKEDRAKKIVNMLLSDRMFSGFGIRTMAKGEAGYNPISYHNGTIWPHDNSLIILGMSKAFFFKEAAVAIKGLMDVAPSFEYDRLPELFCGYEKKAVKYPVACSPQAWAAGTPLMCTQAMLGLFPDALNKSIQLAPYLPDGIDELTVTDMAISDGVLNIKVMREDNSFKTDILLNTTGCTISTLEQVSP, encoded by the coding sequence ATGAGCTATCGAGTCATTAAAGAAGACGATTTATTTTTATTAACAGATGAGAATGGAGATATACCGAAGGATCATACGTATGGACCTGGCTTATACACAAAGGACACACGATTTTTAAGTGAAATGACCTTAACTATCAATAAAGAAAAGCCTATCATGCTCTCCTCTGCTGCGGATGAGAACTACATAGCAGAAATTATCATGACGAACCCTCATCAAGAGACAGAGGAAGAATTGTTGTTGTGGAGAGAATCGATCGAAATAAAAAGAAAGCGCTTTATACATGATGGCGTTTTATATGAACAGATTCAGTTAACGTCATTCGCACCTAAACCGATCGTGTTTAATTTCGAAATGACCTTTGAAGCGGACTTCAAAGACATGTTTATTATAAGAGGATTTCAGCACGGGGAAATTGGGACGAAGAATAAAACCGATGTATCGACATCATCAATGACGTTTCATTATAGCGGTGCAGATAGCATCGAGCGAGCGACTAGAATTGAGTGGGACAAAGTGCCTTCTTATGTAAAAGAAGGGGAAATCGGCTTCACATGTAGCCTTTCGCATAGCGAAACAGAAACAGTTACTTTTGCTATATGTCCGGAAATTGGCGATGAAAAATCAACGCCAATTCAAGCAGATAAGGCTCTTCAAGCCTTAAAAGATAGCTATGCCGAGTGGGAAGCGACGACAACAAAAATACATTCAAATAATGATGTATTTAACCGATTGATCAAGCGTGGCGTAGACGATATGCGCGTGCTACTCACAGATATGGGCTACGGGAAATTTCCTGTAGCGGGTCTTCCGTGGTTTGGTGTCCCATTTGGACGGGATAGCCTTATAGCAGCTATGCAACTAATCCCGTTCCGACCGGAAGTAGCGAAAGGAACACTTCGCACGATGGCAAGTGAACAGGGAAAGCAGAAGGACCCTTGGCGAGACGAAGAACCAGGAAAAATTATGCATGAGATGAGATTTGGAGAATTAGCTAATACGGGCCAAGTACCATTTACACCTTACTACGGGACGATAGATGCTACACCACTTTTCCTCCTATTACTCACTGATTATGTGAAGTGGACTGGTGACTTAGAGCTGTTTAATGAACTCGAAGAGAACGTGTCTCGTGCATTGGAATGGATAGATTCTTATGGGGATCGAGATGAGGATGGATTTGTTGAATACCACCAAGAGGCTGCAAAAGGTATAGCTAATCAAGGGTGGAAGGATTCCGGAGACTCTATCGTACATCGCAATGGAGATTTAGCAGTCGCACCTATTGCATTAGCAGAAGTGCAAGGGTATGTATACGAAGCGAAAACGTCTCTTGCCAGTATCTATATCCACCTTGGAAAGAAAGAATTATCAAACAAGCTACAGGATGAAGCCACAAAATTAGCAGCTGCATTTGAAGAAAGCTTTTGGATGAAGGAACACGATTACTATGCGCTTGCCTTAGATGGTCATAACGATCAGGTTGGGACAATTACATCCAATCCAGGTCATGTACTAAGAGCGTTAATGGTCAAAGAAGATAGAGCGAAAAAGATAGTAAATATGCTCCTTTCTGATCGAATGTTTTCTGGATTTGGCATACGGACAATGGCTAAAGGAGAAGCGGGTTATAACCCGATTAGCTATCATAATGGAACCATTTGGCCGCACGATAATAGCTTGATCATTTTAGGGATGAGTAAAGCTTTCTTTTTTAAAGAAGCAGCAGTTGCAATTAAAGGGTTAATGGATGTAGCGCCATCGTTCGAATATGATCGCTTGCCTGAGCTTTTCTGTGGATATGAAAAGAAGGCAGTGAAATATCCAGTTGCTTGTTCCCCTCAGGCTTGGGCAGCAGGCACACCGCTCATGTGTACACAGGCCATGCTAGGATTATTCCCTGATGCGTTAAACAAATCGATTCAACTAGCACCATACTTGCCTGATGGAATCGACGAGTTAACGGTAACCGATATGGCTATATCTGATGGGGTGTTAAATATAAAGGTAATGAGAGAAGACAATTCGTTTAAAACAGATATTTTGTTAAATACAACAGGATGTACGATTTCGACGCTTGAACAAGTTAGTCCCTAA
- a CDS encoding ABC transporter substrate-binding protein — protein MKKHLVGFSAVALLLAACGGNNGDGNNTTNDGSEASSAEPIELTLSGWGSSPAESEIFNATLEKFMEEHPHITVNFDVIADQYMDVTRTRLIGGNAADVFFLDAFEAPALMETGVLEPLDDYITDDFNIDDFEDPLLEAFQRDGATYGLPKDTSTLAMFYNVDMFEAAGLEGPPETWEQMEEYAQILTDSTDAFGLGVVADLARLRYIAESKGGQIATDNLASFASPEVVEALQPIIDLKDAGYAAVPADVGADWGGEMFGQGRAAMMMEGNWTISFLEDTFPNLNWDTAELPTIDGQEGSMAYTVAYVMNAESEKKDAAWELISWLTGPEGMAEWTGGGFALPTRNSVSEELGLFEDEIRAPFAEAAAYATVWADDTNLPIINNNFNNEFLSAFLGNKSLEDALQEAQDVANREVE, from the coding sequence ATGAAAAAGCATTTAGTAGGATTTAGTGCAGTCGCGTTATTGCTTGCAGCGTGTGGAGGTAACAATGGGGATGGAAATAACACAACCAACGATGGTTCGGAGGCATCGAGCGCAGAGCCTATTGAGCTTACATTGAGTGGATGGGGCTCGTCCCCAGCAGAGTCAGAGATTTTTAATGCAACGCTCGAAAAATTTATGGAAGAGCACCCGCATATAACCGTCAACTTTGATGTCATTGCTGATCAATATATGGATGTAACGCGCACACGATTAATTGGCGGGAATGCGGCCGATGTATTTTTCTTAGATGCTTTTGAGGCACCAGCTCTTATGGAAACGGGAGTGCTTGAGCCATTAGATGATTATATTACAGACGATTTCAATATAGATGATTTTGAAGATCCGTTGTTAGAAGCATTCCAGAGAGACGGAGCGACATATGGTCTACCTAAAGATACATCTACATTAGCGATGTTTTATAACGTAGATATGTTTGAAGCTGCAGGGCTAGAAGGTCCTCCAGAAACATGGGAGCAAATGGAGGAGTACGCGCAAATTTTAACAGACTCAACGGACGCATTCGGACTTGGAGTCGTGGCTGATTTGGCAAGACTTCGCTATATTGCAGAGTCTAAGGGTGGACAAATCGCTACTGATAACTTAGCGAGCTTTGCTTCTCCTGAAGTAGTGGAGGCGCTACAGCCGATCATTGATTTAAAGGATGCTGGTTATGCAGCTGTACCTGCAGACGTTGGTGCTGACTGGGGTGGAGAGATGTTTGGCCAAGGTCGCGCGGCTATGATGATGGAAGGTAACTGGACAATTTCCTTCCTAGAGGACACATTCCCGAACTTAAATTGGGACACTGCTGAACTACCAACTATTGATGGTCAAGAAGGATCGATGGCATATACAGTAGCATATGTCATGAATGCAGAGTCAGAGAAGAAGGATGCAGCTTGGGAGCTTATCTCTTGGTTAACAGGTCCAGAAGGTATGGCGGAGTGGACTGGTGGAGGATTTGCATTACCTACACGTAACTCTGTATCGGAAGAGCTTGGTCTGTTTGAAGATGAGATTCGTGCACCATTTGCTGAGGCAGCTGCTTACGCAACGGTATGGGCAGATGACACGAACTTACCGATCATCAACAATAACTTTAATAACGAATTCTTAAGTGCATTCTTAGGAAACAAGTCGTTAGAAGACGCTTTACAAGAAGCGCAAGACGTAGCAAATAGAGAAGTAGAATAA
- a CDS encoding carbohydrate ABC transporter permease: MTPTLFTIGVFVLLPIIYAIFLSFHQVELLGGTNLEFVGFDNFARMIDDYRAGIALWNTFQYVIIVVPTQTLLALVLAATLNAGLKGEKFFRIVYFLPTLTSSAVLTLIFMWMYNPEGAFNQFLDLFGLPTYNWINDPNVALFAIMIMNIWATAPFFMVIYLAALQDIPDSLYEAAELDGAGPFQKFRYITVPQLRPITSFVVIMGIIGTFQLFDQSYIFSGGSGGPSNSTLTVVLLIYQYAFDGIGRMGYAAALAFALAFIILIATVIQRKLSKEETIY, translated from the coding sequence ATGACACCGACACTATTTACTATCGGTGTGTTCGTATTATTACCAATCATTTACGCCATCTTCTTATCCTTTCATCAAGTAGAGCTATTAGGCGGTACTAATTTAGAATTTGTCGGCTTTGATAACTTTGCTAGAATGATCGATGACTACCGAGCAGGTATTGCTTTATGGAATACGTTCCAGTACGTCATTATCGTTGTACCTACTCAAACATTATTAGCTTTAGTGCTCGCAGCGACACTTAATGCGGGGCTTAAAGGGGAGAAATTCTTTCGAATCGTTTATTTCTTACCAACGTTAACTTCTTCAGCTGTACTTACATTGATTTTTATGTGGATGTACAACCCTGAAGGAGCATTCAACCAGTTTTTAGATTTATTTGGTTTACCTACGTACAACTGGATCAACGACCCTAACGTTGCCTTATTTGCCATTATGATTATGAATATTTGGGCTACAGCACCATTCTTCATGGTTATTTATTTAGCGGCCCTTCAAGATATACCAGATTCCCTTTACGAAGCTGCAGAATTAGATGGGGCAGGACCGTTCCAAAAATTCCGCTATATTACCGTTCCACAATTACGACCTATTACATCCTTTGTTGTCATTATGGGGATAATCGGAACATTCCAGCTATTTGATCAGTCGTATATTTTCTCTGGAGGCTCAGGGGGACCAAGTAACTCTACCTTAACCGTCGTGTTACTTATTTATCAATATGCTTTTGACGGTATTGGCAGAATGGGATATGCAGCGGCTCTGGCATTTGCATTAGCGTTCATTATTTTAATCGCAACCGTTATTCAACGAAAGCTATCGAAAGAAGAAACTATTTACTAA
- a CDS encoding AAA family ATPase, with amino-acid sequence MVRHIPNRIHIIGSVGSGKTTLARSLEKKYNTKHYELDNVVWERHKCGDRKRSYPHRDRCLEEIIATESWIIEGAHSNSWVNRSFEAADLIIFLDTPYTIRQVRILKRFVRQVLRLETANYTPSFNMLIDMFKWNRIFERDSKPKILKAFQQEKCNFIHVTDRVKADDIF; translated from the coding sequence GTGGTTAGACATATACCTAATAGAATACATATTATAGGCTCAGTAGGAAGTGGCAAAACTACTTTAGCTAGATCCTTGGAGAAAAAATATAATACGAAGCATTATGAATTAGATAATGTGGTATGGGAAAGACATAAGTGTGGAGATAGAAAAAGATCATACCCACATAGAGATAGATGTTTAGAAGAAATTATTGCTACAGAGAGTTGGATAATTGAAGGTGCTCATAGTAATTCTTGGGTAAACAGAAGCTTCGAAGCGGCAGATTTAATCATTTTCTTAGACACTCCTTATACAATAAGGCAGGTGAGAATTTTAAAACGATTTGTACGGCAAGTATTGAGGCTAGAAACTGCTAACTACACCCCATCCTTTAACATGCTTATTGATATGTTTAAATGGAATAGAATATTTGAAAGAGATAGTAAGCCTAAAATTTTAAAGGCGTTTCAACAGGAAAAATGTAATTTCATTCATGTAACAGATAGGGTTAAGGCTGATGATATATTCTAG
- a CDS encoding LacI family DNA-binding transcriptional regulator, which yields MATIKDIAKIAGVSVTTVSRALNGYSDVSEKTRSRVEQVAKELKYSPNAVARTLVMNKSKTIGLLVSDLNRAGAKDMFTYEVMCGINDSVSDEDYDLILFSTNHDKQQVKTYTQLCQERQVEGVIMQGVRMNDTYLTEIMDSQIPCVLIDVELEGDSVGYVSTDNVFGAQMAVKHLVNLGHKKIGFINGHDQALVSKKRREGYEKELTSAGITIDESLIANGEFNELQAEIVARDILTKHQDITAFFCASDLMALGAMRAIQQKGLRIPEDISIVGFDDITLAQYTSPPLTTVSQDKYQMGYVAAKLLIGMLTNSDQARKTILDNQLIKRGSTAPVKR from the coding sequence ATGGCGACGATAAAAGATATAGCGAAAATTGCTGGAGTCTCTGTGACAACCGTTTCGAGAGCACTTAATGGCTACAGTGACGTAAGTGAAAAAACAAGGTCTCGCGTGGAGCAAGTAGCAAAAGAGCTGAAGTATAGCCCGAACGCTGTTGCACGTACTCTTGTTATGAATAAGTCCAAAACAATTGGTTTACTTGTCTCTGATTTAAACCGAGCGGGCGCGAAGGATATGTTCACGTACGAGGTCATGTGTGGGATCAATGATTCCGTATCTGATGAGGATTATGATTTAATTTTATTTAGCACTAATCATGATAAACAACAAGTCAAAACGTATACACAGCTATGCCAAGAAAGACAGGTAGAGGGCGTCATTATGCAAGGTGTCCGAATGAATGACACGTATTTAACTGAAATTATGGATAGTCAAATCCCATGTGTGTTAATTGATGTAGAATTAGAAGGTGACAGTGTTGGCTATGTTTCTACAGACAATGTATTTGGAGCACAGATGGCAGTCAAACATTTAGTTAATCTTGGTCATAAGAAGATTGGCTTTATTAATGGACATGATCAAGCTCTAGTAAGTAAAAAGCGCCGAGAAGGCTATGAGAAAGAGCTCACATCGGCTGGAATCACGATCGATGAATCGCTCATAGCGAACGGAGAGTTTAATGAGTTGCAGGCTGAAATAGTTGCTCGGGATATTTTAACTAAACACCAGGACATCACAGCATTCTTTTGCGCAAGTGATCTTATGGCATTAGGCGCCATGCGAGCAATCCAGCAAAAGGGACTGCGAATTCCAGAGGATATTTCGATTGTAGGATTTGATGATATTACACTTGCACAATATACGTCGCCACCTTTGACAACGGTATCTCAAGATAAATATCAGATGGGGTACGTTGCTGCAAAGCTGTTAATTGGGATGTTAACCAACTCAGATCAAGCTAGAAAAACGATTTTAGATAATCAACTAATAAAGAGAGGATCAACTGCTCCTGTAAAAAGATAA
- the wrbA gene encoding NAD(P)H:quinone oxidoreductase, which produces MANVKVAVIYYSSTGTNYQLAQWAKAGAEAEGAEVKLVKAPELAPQSAIDANPAWKEHAEATKDVPDATTDDLEWADAIIFSVPTRYGNVPAQMKQFLDTTGGLWANGKLVNKVVSAMSSASNPHGGQEATILALYNTMHHWGALIASPGYSDPVTFAAGGNPYGVSVTQGQDGKMVEDVEEGVKYQAKRTVQVAGWVKAGKQG; this is translated from the coding sequence ATGGCAAATGTAAAAGTAGCAGTCATTTATTACAGTTCAACAGGAACGAACTATCAGTTAGCACAGTGGGCTAAAGCAGGAGCAGAAGCTGAAGGCGCGGAAGTAAAGCTTGTTAAAGCTCCAGAGCTTGCACCACAATCTGCAATTGATGCTAATCCAGCATGGAAAGAGCATGCAGAAGCAACGAAAGATGTTCCTGATGCAACAACCGATGACCTTGAGTGGGCAGACGCAATTATCTTCAGTGTGCCAACACGTTACGGTAACGTTCCTGCTCAAATGAAGCAGTTCTTAGACACTACTGGTGGACTATGGGCTAACGGCAAGCTTGTAAACAAAGTAGTTAGCGCTATGTCATCTGCAAGTAATCCACACGGTGGACAAGAAGCAACAATCTTAGCACTTTACAATACGATGCACCACTGGGGCGCATTAATCGCTTCACCAGGTTACTCTGATCCTGTAACATTCGCAGCTGGCGGAAACCCATACGGTGTAAGTGTTACTCAAGGACAAGATGGTAAAATGGTAGAAGACGTAGAAGAAGGCGTTAAGTACCAAGCGAAGCGTACTGTACAAGTAGCTGGCTGGGTAAAAGCTGGAAAACAAGGCTAA
- a CDS encoding carbohydrate ABC transporter permease: MKKISVKRSILYVILSLYALVTLFPFLWALSSSFKSLEEILTHNMNLIPQNFTLDNFRFIFMEQPMFMRWLFNSVLVAVIGTALNLLFNSMAGYALARISFPGRKSMFILVLAVLMIPGQITMIPNYLILNQLGWLNSYHGLIIPAMVNATFIFMMRQFFVNFPKEVEEAAQIDGLSRVGTFFRIVLPMAKPALAAQTIFVFMASWNDFMRPLIVMSDQSMYTLPVGLNQFKGVFITQWNYIMAASMVFTLPVLLLYAFFNRYFIKGLSLRGDK, from the coding sequence ATGAAAAAAATAAGTGTAAAACGTTCGATTCTCTACGTAATTCTCTCTCTTTATGCGTTAGTTACTCTTTTCCCGTTTTTATGGGCACTATCGTCTTCCTTTAAATCGTTAGAGGAAATTTTAACGCATAATATGAACTTAATTCCTCAAAACTTTACGTTAGATAATTTCCGATTTATCTTTATGGAACAACCTATGTTTATGAGGTGGTTGTTTAACAGTGTGCTAGTAGCCGTTATTGGTACTGCTTTAAATCTATTATTCAATTCGATGGCAGGGTATGCGTTAGCAAGAATCTCCTTCCCTGGTCGAAAATCGATGTTTATTTTAGTCTTGGCAGTACTAATGATCCCAGGACAAATTACCATGATCCCAAACTATCTTATTTTAAATCAATTAGGATGGTTAAACTCTTATCACGGACTCATCATTCCTGCTATGGTAAACGCGACATTTATCTTTATGATGAGACAATTTTTCGTTAACTTCCCGAAAGAAGTAGAAGAAGCTGCACAGATAGATGGACTTTCTCGAGTAGGGACGTTCTTTCGTATTGTCCTTCCAATGGCAAAGCCAGCGCTTGCTGCTCAGACAATCTTTGTATTCATGGCGTCTTGGAATGATTTTATGAGGCCACTAATTGTCATGTCTGATCAATCGATGTACACATTACCAGTTGGATTAAACCAATTTAAAGGTGTATTTATCACCCAGTGGAATTATATCATGGCGGCTTCTATGGTATTCACATTACCGGTACTACTACTTTATGCATTTTTTAACAGATACTTTATTAAAGGTCTCTCCTTACGAGGAGATAAATAA